A single window of Eucalyptus grandis isolate ANBG69807.140 chromosome 1, ASM1654582v1, whole genome shotgun sequence DNA harbors:
- the LOC104435219 gene encoding uncharacterized protein LOC104435219, producing MALNQTRACSPALLKLGLGIMALCIAGYILGPPLYWHFVEGLAAVSRSSSSSSSSSSSAAACPACDCDCSSQPLLSIPEGLSNGSFADCAKRDPEVGEDTEKNFAELLSEELKLRETEALESQQHANMALLEAKKLTSQYQKEADKCNSGMETCEGAREKAEAVLVTQKKLTAMWEMRARQRGWREGVAKTRSQSQGNVQSA from the exons ATGGCGCTGAACCAGACGCGCGCCTGCTCGCCGGCGCTGCTGAAGCTGGGGCTGGGGATCATGGCCCTGTGCATCGCCGGTTACATTCTAGGCCCGCCTCTGTACTGGCATTTCGTGGAGGGACTGGCCGCCGTCagccgctcctcctcctcctcctcctcctcctcctcctccgccgccgcctgtCCCGCCTGCGACTGCGACTGCTCCTCTCAGCCTCTCCTCTCTATTCCCGAAG GACTCAGCAATGGCTCCTTTGCAG ATTGTGCAAAACGTGATCCGGAGGTCGGTGAGGATACAGAAAAGAATTTTGCAGAACTTCTTTCAGAGGAACTGAAGCTGCGTGAAACTGAAGCTTTGGAAAGTCAACAACATGCCAACATGGCTCTGCTCGAAGCCAAGAAGTTGACATCACAGTATCAAAAAGAGGCAGACAAATGCAATTCAGGAATGGAAACATGTGAAGGAGCAAGGGAAAAGGCTGAAGCAGTACTGGTAACGCAAAAGAAATTGACAGCTATGTGGGAAATGAGGGCTCGTCAAAGAGGATGGAGGGAAGGAGTTGCCAAAACTCGTTCCCAGTCTCAGGGAAATGTCCAGTCGGCTTAG
- the LOC120286524 gene encoding cell differentiation protein rcd1-like — MEDFGKWFFGESSNLTGSCLSRAAAFFAEGQGMRFRMELQILALHRRETRRDALRFLVAHQEYHPKLGPMLWNTCNTVFVLLQEVFSAFPMLKVQSVTMAAAERASNALILIKCAASHRDAKRLLVNAEIQEYLYAILKTTHRDEPHDRLKLRSLEVINKLLEEGDEETVLALAEARMVLYCLRAILASPISAKEVAALVLQRILMNESGMKCCCRPICQFIMIARALTFTVEERSIVLSRQLLRRIAACFLCLSKHPRALEVLHDCLPMRLGDPYISNLIQAEPIAWEILREAAANLTGGRRGHRHVEPRVLRFGPIGKPPGTWVN; from the exons ATGGAAGACTTTGGCAAGTGGTTCTTCGGCGAGTCCTCGAACCTGACTGGCTCGTGCTTGTCGAGGGCGGCAGCCTTCTTTGCAGAAGGCCAGGGCATGAGATTCCGAATGGAACTTCAGATTCTCGCCCTTCACCGGAGGGAAACGCGACGAGACGCTCTTCGTTTCCTTGTCGCG CACCAAGAATATCACCCGAAATTGGGGCCGATGCTGTGGAACACCTGCAATACCGTGTTCGTGCTTCTTCAG GAAGTCTTTTCTGCATTTCCCATGCTGAAAGTGCAGTCTGTCACCATGGCGGCCGCGGAGCGAGCTTCCAATGCTCTCATCCTTATAAAG TGCGCAGCTTCTCATCGTGATGCCAAAAGGTTGCTGGTCAATG CTGAAATCCAAGAGTATCTGTATGCTATATTGAAAACCACACACAGGGATGAGCCTCATGATAGACTGAAGCTGCGAAGCTTGGAGGTCATCAATAAGTTGTTAGAG GAGGGGGATGAAGAGACTGTTCTGGCGCTTGCTGAAGCTCGCATGGTGCTGTACTGTCTTCGTGCCATCCTGGCGAGCCCCATATCTGCAAAGGAG GTCGCTGCTCTCGTTCTCCAAAGGATCTTGATGAATGAATCGGGGATGAAGTGCTGTTGTAGGCCTATTTGCCAATTCATAATGATAGCCCGTGCTCTGACGTTCACAGTTGAAGAGCGTAGTATTGTGCTTTCTAGACAGCTGCTAAGACGCATTGCCGCTTGTTTCTTGTGCCTCTCGAAGCACCCAAG GGCACTGGAGGTTCTACATGATTGTCTTCCCATGAGACTAGGAGATCCCTATATATCCAACCTTATTCAA GCAGAACCAATAGCCTGGGAAATATTAAGAGAGGCAGCTGCCAATCTCACCGGTGGCAGACGTGGACATCGCCATGTGGAACCGCGAGTTCTGCGATTTGGGCCAATAGGTAAACCGCCTGGAACGTGGGTGAACTGA
- the LOC104435229 gene encoding aspartic proteinase A1, which produces MAAKSGAVLGAAFLLLLLSPAVFSSSDNGLIRVGLKKRKLDQLNRVAAQRYSKERETLGGLGRKYKFHGYNGEDDDTDIVSLKNYMDAQYYGEIGIGTPAQKFTVVFDTGSSNLWVPSSKCYFSIACYLHSKYKSSESSSYKKNGKSADIHYGSGAIAGFFSQDNVKVGDLVIKKQEFIEATKEPGLTFVAAKFDGILGLGFQEISVGNAVPVWYNMVNQGLVPEPVFSFWLNRNTKGDEGGELVFGGVDSSHYKGEHTYVPVTQKGYWQFDMGDVLIDGETTGFCGSGCSAIADSGTSLLAGPTTVITQINHAIGASGVVSQECKMVVGQYGKTILEMLLAEAQPQKICSQVGFCTFDGTHGVRMGIESVVDKNEHKSSGGLGDGMCTACEMAVVWMQNQLRKNQTEEQILDYVNQLCERLPSPMGESVVDCSELSSLPSVSLTIGGKVFDLAPEEYVLQVGEGVAAQCVSGFIALDVAPPRGPLWILGDVFMGRYHTVFDYGNMQVGFAEAA; this is translated from the exons ATGGCTGCCAAATCTGGAGCTGTTCTGGGTGCTGCCTTCCTTTTGTTGCTACTATCGCCCGCTGTGTTTTCTTCGTCCGACAATGGGCTGATCAGGGTTGgactgaagaagaggaagctgGACCAACTCAACCGCGTTGCGGCACAGAGATATTCCAAGGAAAGAGAGACTCTGGGGGGTCTTGGGAGGAAGTACAAGTTCCACGGTTATAACGGCGAGGATGACGACACTGATATTGTATCGCTGAAGAATTACATGGATGCTCAGTACTATGGCGAGATTGGGATTGGAACCCCAGCCCAAAAGTTCACTGTGGTATTTGACACAGGGAGCTCTAATCTTTGGGTGCCCTCTTCAAAGTGTTACTTCTCG ATTGCATGCTATTTGCATTCTAAATACAAGTCAAGTGAATCAAGTTCCTACAAGAAGAACG gGAAATCTGCTGATATCCATTATGGATCTGGGGCGATTGCGGGATTCTTTAGCCAGGATAATGTGAAAGTTGGCGATCTTGTCATCAAGAAGCAG GAATTTATTGAGGCAACCAAAGAGCCCGGCCTCACATTTGTGGCTGCAAAGTTTGATGGCATACTGGGTCTTGGCTTTCAAGAGATATCAGTTGGGAATGCAGTTCCAGTCTG GTATAATATGGTCAATCAGGGTCTTGTTCCGGAGCCTGTTTTCTCATTTTGGTTAAACCGAAACACTAAAGGGGATGAAGGTGGCGAGCTTGTGTTTGGTGGGGTTGATTCTAGTCACTACAAGGGTGAGCATACATATGTTCCCGTGACACAGAAGGGCTACTGGCAG TTTGACATGGGGGATGTGCTGATTGATGGTGAAACGACTG GATTTTGTGGCAGTGGTTGTTCAGCAATTGCTGATTCAGGAACATCCTTGTTGGCAGGCCCTACA ACTGTGATAACCCAAATCAACCATGCCATAGGAGCATCTGGTGTGGTAAGCCAAGAATGCAAGATGGTGGTTGGCCAATATGGTAAAACCATACTGGAGATGTTGTTAGCCGAG GCACAACCACAGAAAATCTGTTCTCAAGTGGGCTTCTGTACATTTGATGGTACTCATGGCGTTAG GATGGGAATCGAGAGCGTGGTGGACAAGAATGAGCACAAGTCATCAGGTGGTCTGGGGGATGGAATGTGTACTGCTTGTGAAATGGCAGTTGTTTGGATGCAGAATCAGCTCAGGAAAAATCAAACGGAAGAACAAATCTTGGATTACGTCAACCAG CTATGTGAGCGTTTGCCGAGTCCAATGGGAGAATCTGTGGTCGATTGTAGTGAGCTATCTTCTCTGCCCAGCGTTTCTTTGACGATAGGTGGAAAAGTATTTGATCTTGCCCCAGAGGAG TATGTGCTTCAAGTCGGGGAGGGTGTTGCCGCTCAGTGCGTCAGTGGATTCATCGCTCTAGATGTGGCGCCGCCTCGTGGACCTCTCTG GATCTTGGGAGATGTTTTCATGGGCCGGTATCACACGGTGTTCGACTATGGGAACATGCAAGTCGGGTTTGCCGAAGCAGCATGA
- the LOC104435245 gene encoding mitogen-activated protein kinase kinase kinase 18, producing MEWTRGRTVGRGSTAVVSLATSAESGEVFAVKSAELGASASLQREQQILSSLASPRVVEYRGFGVTREGGDGRLTYNLFMEFVPGGTLADLTRKLGGRLSQPAIALYARQILEGLEHLHSRGIAHCDVKGSNILMGEDGPKLADFGCARRVDDPAAAAEAEAPPFGGTPMYMSPEVARGEEQGRACDVWALGCTVVEMATGGAPWRGGDPASVLYKIAYSGESPEIPGWLSEGARDFLGKCLRRDPRGRWTPRQLLGHSFLLGECESESELDFRGAKRIREWESSASTSPTSVLDRGAWSSAAEPETSAAGHDGACVGDETAADRIRRLSASSVGPRSMWDGDGDEGDWIDVRGCVDDDVGNEEPADSSIGWSEVDAVGGKVGGEALNGAMSRDALRAWDCGEIGFAIRNSDHMLLRPLMT from the coding sequence ATGGAGTGGACCAGAGGCCGCACCGTCGGCCGCGGCTCCACCGCCGTCGTTTCTCTCGCCACCTCGGCCGAGTCCGGCGAGGTCTTCGCCGTGAAGTCCGCCGAGCTGGGGGCGTCGGCGTCCCTCCAGAGGGAGCAGCAAATCCTCTCCTCTCTGGCCTCCCCTCGCGTAGTCGAGTACAGAGGCTTCGGCGTCACCAGGGAGGGCGGCGACGGCAGGCTGACGTACAACCTCTTCATGGAGTTCGTGCCCGGAGGCACCCTCGCCGACCTGACTCGGAAACTCGGGGGCAGACTCAGCCAGCCGGCGATCGCGCTTTACGCCCGCCAGATTCTGGAGGGGCTCGAGCACCTGCACTCGCGAGGCATCGCGCATTGCGACGTGAAGGGCAGCAACATCCTGATGGGCGAAGACGGCCCGAAGCTCGCCGACTTCGGCTGCGCGAGGCGGGTGGACgacccggcggcggcggcggaggcggaggcgccGCCGTTCGGCGGCACCCCGATGTACatgtcgccggaggtcgcgagaGGGGAGGAGCAGGGGCGCGCCTGCGACGTGTGGGCACTGGGGTGCACGGTCGTCGAGATGGCCACCGGAGGAGCGCCGTGGAGGGGCGGAGACCCGGCTTCGGTCCTCTACAAGATAGCGTACTCCGGCGAGTCGCCGGAGATTCCGGGGTGGCTGTCGGAGGGAGCGAGGGATTTCCTGGGGAAGTGCCTGAGGAGGGACCCGCGAGGGCGGTGGACGCCCCGTCAGCTTCTGGGGCACTCGTTCCTTCTCGGCGAATGCGAATCCGAATCCGAATTGGACTTCCGCGGCGCGAAGCGAATTCGGGAATGGGAATCGAGCGCTTCGACTTCTCCGACGAGCGTCCTCGACCGAGGGGCCTGGAGTTCGGCAGCAGAGCCGGAGACCAGCGCAGCCGGCCACGACGGCGCATGCGTGGGGGACGAGACAGCGGCCGATAGAATCAGACGGCTGTCGGCGAGCTCGGTGGGGCCCAGGTCGATGtgggacggcgacggcgacgagggGGATTGGATCGACGTCAGGGGGTGCGTCGACGATGACGTGGGGAACGAGGAACCGGCGGATTCATCAATTGGTTGGTCGGAAGTGGACGCGGTTGGTGGGAAGGTCGGCGGTGAGGCGTTAAATGGAGCAATGAGTAGAGACGCTTTGCGGGCATGGGATTGCGGGGAAATTGGTTTTGCGATTAGGAACAGTGACCATATGCTTTTGCGGCCCTTAATGACATAg
- the LOC104435256 gene encoding dirigent protein 2: MALISAPKMLTATTFSKLLLLSTYSILMHSYSSKATVQHPHTTKLVLYFQDIIAGPNANDIPVVGIPGKLWSFSQFGTVFVVDEPITETPDPNSAMVGRAQGMYVIASLDGSNVKTVFSIVFTNQAYNGSTLELQGAGKQLQRVLEFAVVGGTGKFRFARGYTTLETISFSQGHGVIQFNVTVRHD; the protein is encoded by the coding sequence atggCACTAATCTCAGCTCCCAAAATGCTCACGGCCACGACGTTCTCGAAACTTCTTCTCCTATCCACTTACTCAATTCTCATGCATTCCTATTCATCAAAGGCAACCGTCCAGCATCCACACACCACTAAGCTGGTGTTGTACTTCCAGGACATCATTGCCGGGCCCAATGCCAATGACATCCCCGTCGTGGGCATCCCCGGGAAGCTCTGGTCGTTCAGCCAGTTTGGGACGGTGTTCGTTGTTGATGAACCAATAACCGAGACGCCGGACCCCAACTCAGCCATGGTCGGGCGGGCACAGGGCATGTATGTGATCGCGTCGTTGGATGGGTCGAATGTTAAAACGGTGTTCTCGATTGTGTTCACCAACCAAGCCTACAACGGGAGCACCCTAGAGCTCCAGGGCGCAGGCAAGCAGCTCCAGAGGGTCCTCGAGTTTGCGGTGGTGGGGGGGACGGGGAAGTTCCGGTTTGCACGGGGCTACACGACGCTTGAGACTATCTCATTTTCACAGGGTCATGGAGTTATCCAATTCAATGTCACTGTTCGTCATGATTAG